A genome region from Zea mays cultivar B73 unplaced genomic scaffold, Zm-B73-REFERENCE-NAM-5.0 scaffold_153, whole genome shotgun sequence includes the following:
- the LOC118473865 gene encoding NADH dehydrogenase [ubiquinone] iron-sulfur protein 2-like encodes MTTRNGQIKNFTSNSGPQHPAAHGVSRSVLEMNGEVVERAEPHIGSLHRGTEKLIEYKTYLQALPYFDHSDYVSTMAQEHAHSSAVERLLNCEVPLRAQYIRVLFCEITRISNHSLASTTHAMDVGASTPFLWAFEEREKLLEFYERVPGARMHASFIRPGGVAQDLPLGLCRDIDSSTQQFASRIDELEEMSTGNRIWKQRLVDIGTVTAQQAKDWGFSGVMLRGPGVCWDSRRAAPYDVHDQSDLDVPVGTRGDRYDRYCIRIEEMRQSVRIIVQCPNRMPSGMIKADDRKLCPPSRSRMKLSMESSIHHFELYTEGFSVPAPSTYTAVEAPKGEFGVFLVSNGSNRPYRCKIRAPGFAHSQGLDSMSKHHMPADVVTIIGTQDIVFGEVDR; translated from the exons ATGACGACTAGGAACGGGCAAATCAAGAATTTCACTTCGAATTCCGGACCTCAACATCCTGCTGCTCATGGTGTTTCACGATCAGTATTGGAAATGAACGGAGAAGTGGTGGAACGTGCGGAACCACATATTGGATCACTCCA TAGAGGGACTGAGAAATTAATCGAGTACAAAACTTATCTTCAAGCTTTACCTTATTTTGATCATTCAGA CTATGTTTCTACGATGGCCCAAGAACACGCTCATTCTTCAGCCGTAGAGAGACTTTTGAATTGTGAGGTACCATTACGAGCTCAATATATACGAGTGTTATTCTGTGAAATAACTCGAATTTCAAATCATTCACTTGCTTCAACTACTCATGCTATGGATGTGGGAGCATCAACTCCGTTCCTTTGGGCTTTTGAGGAGCGGGAGAAATTGTTGGAATTCTATGAAAGAGTCCCGGGAGCCAGGATGCATGCCAGTTTCATACGACCTGGTGGAGTGGCACAAGATCTGCCTCTTGGCTTATGTCGAGATATTGATTCCTCCACACAACAATTTGCTTCTCGTATCGACGAATTAGAAGAGATGTCAACCGGCAACCGTATCTGGAAACAACGATTAGTGGATATTGGTACTGTCACTGCACAGCAAGCAAAGGATTGGGGATTCAGTGGTGTAATGTTAAGAGGT CCTGGGGTATGCTGGGATTCGCGAAGAGCAGCACCTTACGATGTTCATGACCAATCGGATCTTGACGTACCAGTAGGTACCAGAGGAGATCGCTATGATCGTTACTGTATTCGTATCGAAGAGATGCGACAAAGTGTTCGGATCATTGTGCAATGTCCTAATCGAATGCCTAGTGGCATGATCAAAGCCGATGATCGTAAGCTATGTCCTCCATCACGATCTCGAATGAAACTATCCATGGAAT CCTCAATTCACCATTTCGAACTTTATACAGAAGGTTTTTCCGTACCAGCTCCTTCTACCTATACCGCAGTTGAAGCACCTAAAGGTGAATTTGGTGTCTTTCTTGTCAGTAATGGGAGTAATCGTCCCTACCGTTGTAAAATAAGAGCACCTGGCTTTGCCCATTCACAAGGACTCGATTCTATGTCCAAACATCACATGCCAGCAGATGTAGTCACCATCATAGGTACTCAAGATATTGTGTTTGGAGAGGTAGATAGATAG
- the LOC118473866 gene encoding putative ATP synthase protein YMF19, giving the protein MPQLDKLTYFSQFFWLCLLLFTFYILFYNNNNGILGISRILKLRNQLLSHRGNKIRSKDPNNLEDISRKGFSTGLSYMYSSLSEVSQWTVDYLGKRRKITLISDFGEISGSRGMERQILYLISKSSYNTSSSRITCWKNIMLTHVPHGQGSII; this is encoded by the coding sequence ATGCCTCAACTTGATAAATTGACTTATTTCTCACAATTCTTCTGGTTATGCCTTCTCCTCTTTACTTTTTATATTCTcttttataataataataatggaaTACTTGGAATTAGCAGAATTCTCAAACTACGGAACCAACTGCTTTCGCACCGGGGGAACAAGATCCGGAGCAAGGACCctaataatttggaagatatcTCGAGAAAAGGTTTTAGCACCGGTCTCTCATATATGTACTCCAGTTTATCCGAAGTATCCCAATGGACCGTCGACTATTTGGGAAAAAGGAGGAAAATCACTCTGATCTCAGATTTCGGAGAAATAAGTGGCTCACGAGGAATGGAGAGACAGATTCTCTATTTGATCTCGAAGTCCTCATATAACACTTCTTCCAGTCGGATCACTTGTTGGAAAAACATAATGCTCACACATGTTCCACACGGGCAAGGAAGCATAATCTAA